One Mercurialis annua linkage group LG3, ddMerAnnu1.2, whole genome shotgun sequence DNA window includes the following coding sequences:
- the LOC126671605 gene encoding uncharacterized protein LOC126671605: MGDNKKETAKKQVTQQSQQQISSSSSKEQREDSPAAGVTGAPFISKPLYVPIGATSSSPFDQQFETITPKRPRYATAQWKLLPSPSLQQTTAQTPIITRESTPSPTRNVASTTNPPHIVAASSSDTASSPPPSPIPSLSAASGQETSKPEGQQLHQQFRKGKFVSPVWKPNEMLWLARAWKAQYQGGSGSDHHQLQDHSQITVGDSTFQSTRGKTRADKDREVAEFLQTHGVSRDAKTAGTKWDNMLGEFRKVYEWERERDQVGKSYFRLSPYERKLHRLPASFDEEVFDELSQFMGSRMRTSQGRVSSGDLRALPPPPPFKDDEFSLTSARSKQLVMTSGAEAYFHNNRGSLLGFETPMEVTAAGASNSKDQIRRIGKIRMTWEESVSLWAEEGEHHRGRVKLEGSSFLNADVLTFFDDSMVACSLEAFEDGLLKGFSVDRFVSGQQVKVFGRRKSSTSTASGYIERSHLPSTEPSIRSMIPPWEFQDPSEYYVGCLRVPPNALPSLFELSWYLQEPPPEELRFPLRKDVYRDLPQGKEYFFTTSSELLDCRGIAFDILSSVIRTNPSISAANASSRDSFMGLWDDCINRVVSKFCSVEVVIVRKPSVSTAVDDILQDQWPNVTGFVRNFCLWRGEETDRLKEGQVDPSSSIVEKLLWTYMDIPYILGYYAVGYLVTFCALCRSQDRITRTDLYTLDLSSPAERLKALVPCYRIAGLLPLLAERCFNNINNGGTFKQLTFSDFERIDMGNGNIIEMTPNTVTRFFPNKRKWAAVKEIYDILDQRIPHAEFMFRSPEKDLALVFKPRGIKLKPNNCEQLVEALKYVTKALVALHDLSFMHRDLSWDKVMRRTDRENEWFICGFDEAVGAPQIYPHGVVEARGRHAPEMGRGLHGVKVDVWGVGHLVKSCGLGSNVVPKMLRELQNRCLDQNPEQRPTAADCYHHLLQVQSSLQSSCSGGPY; encoded by the exons ATGGGTGACAACAAAAAAGAAACAGCCAAGAAGCAAGTTACTCAACAATCACAGCAGCaaatatcttcttcttcttcaaaggAACAGCGTGAGGATTCACCAGCTGCTGGTGTTACCGGAGCTCCGTTCATTTCTAAACCTTTGTATGTACCAATTGGTGCAACTTCTTCTTCTCCGTTTGACCAACAGTTTGAAACTATAACCCCTAAACGACCTAGATACGCTACTGCTCAATGGAAGCTACTACCGTCTCCGTCGCTACAGCAAACGACTGCGCAAACTCCTATTATCACACGAGAATCAACCCCATCTCCGACCAGAAATGTTGCATCAACGACAAACCCTCCTCACATTGTAGCAGCTTCATCTTCAGACACAGCCTCGTCTCCACCACCTTCACCAATCCCTTCTCTCTCAGCTGCTTCTGGTCAAGAAACGAGCAAACCAGAAGGACAGCAACTTCACCAGCAGTTTCGAAAAGGAAAATTTGTGAGCCCAGTTTGGAAACCAAACGAAATGCTGTGGCTAGCCAGGGCTTGGAAGGCTCAATACCAAGGTGGTTCAGGGTCTGATCATCATCAACTTCAAGATCATAGTCAGATAACCGTTGGTGACTCTACATTTCAGTCAACGAGAGGGAAAACAAGAGCTGATAAAGATAGAGAAGTAGCAGAATTCTTGCAAACACATGGAGTTAGTAGAGATGCAAAAACCGCCGGTACTAAATGGGATAATATGCTGGGTGAATTCAGAAAAGTTTATGAATGGGAACGTGAACGCGATCAAGTTGGTAAAAGTTATTTCAGACTGTCTCCGTACGAGAGAAAATTACATAGATTGCCTGCTTCTTTTGATGAGGAAGTGTTCGATGAATTGTCTCAATTCATGGGCTCTCGCATGAGAACTTCTCAAGGCAGAGTCAGTTCTGGTGATTTAAGAGCTCTTCCTCCACCGCCTCCTTTCAAAGATGATGAATTCTCTCTCACATCAG CAAGGTCCAAGCAACTGGTGATGACAAGTGGAGCTGAGGCTTACTTTCATAATAATAGAGGGAGTTTATTAGGGTTTGAAACTCCAATGGAGGTTACAGCTGCTGGGGCATCAAATTCTAAGGATCAGATTCGTAGAATTGGAAAAATACGGATGACATGGGAAGAATCAGTGAGTTTATGGGCTGAAGAAGGAGAACATCATAGAGGAAGAGTAAAACTTGAAGGGTCAAGCTTTTTAAATGCAGATGTACTCACTTTTTTTGATGATTCTATGGTTGCTTGCTCTTTAGAAGCCTTTGAAGATGGACTTCTAAAAGGGTTCTCAGTTGATAGATTCGTTTCTGGACAGCAAGTCAAAGTCTTTGGCAGGCGAAAGTCTTCCACATCTACTGCTTCTG GTTACATTGAAAGATCTCATCTTCCTTCAACAGAACCTTCAATAAGAT CAATGATCCCACCATGGGAATTTCAAGACCCGAGTGAATATTATGTAGGCTGTCTTCGAGTTCCACCGAATGCACTTCCGAGCTTATTTGAGCTTTCATGGTATTTACAAGAGCCACCACCTGAGGAACTACGTTTCCCACTAAGAAAAGATGTCTACAGGGACCTACCTCAAGGCAAGGAATATTTTTTCACTACTTCTAGTGAGCTCTTGGATTGTAGAGGTATTGCTTTTGATATATTAAGCTCAGTCATCAGAACTAACCCTAGTATCAGCGCAGCTAATGCCTCGAGTAGGGACTCCTTTATGGGCCTTTGGGATGATTGCATCAATAGGGTTGTGTCAAAATTCTGTTCTGTTGAAGTTGTTATTGTTAGAAAACCATCTGTTTCGACTGCCGTTGATGATATACTGCAAGATCAATGGCCGAACGTGACGGGTTTTGTAAGAAACTTTTGTTTGTGGAGAGGCGAAGAAACTGACCGGCTCAAAGAGGGTCAGGTTGATCCATCTTCTTCCATTGTTGAGAAGCTTCTATGGACTTACATGGACATCCCGTATATTCTGGGCTATTACGCAGTTGGATATTTGGTGACGTTTTGTGCTTTATGTAGATCGCAAGATCGAATAACTCGCACGGATCTATATACTCTAGACCTATCTTCACCAGCTGAGAGATTAAAAGCCCTAGTTCCATGCTATAGAATAGCTGGGTTGTTGCCACTGCTAGCTGAGCGTTGCTTCAATAATATCAACAATGGCGGTACATTTAAGCAGTTAACGTTCAGTGATTTTGAAAGAATCGATATGGGTAATGGAAATATCATTGAAATGACCCCTAATACAGTGACAAGATTCTTCCCAAATAAGAGAAAATGGGCGGCAGTGAAAGAAATATATGATATTCTTGATCAGAGAATCCCACATGCAGAATTTATGTTCAGATCACCGGAGAAAGATTTAGCATTGGTTTTTAAGCCGAGAGGGAtcaaattaaagccaaataatTGCGAGCAGCTCGTCGAAGCGTTAAAATACGTGACGAAGGCTTTGGTAGCGTTGCATGACCTATCTTTCATGCACAGAGACTTGAGTTGGGACAAGGTAATGAGAAGAACCGATAGAGAAAATGAGTGGTTCATCTGTGGGTTTGATGAGGCTGTTGGTGCACCTCAGATATATCCACATGGAGTAGTGGAGGCGCGTGGGAGACACGCTCCGGAGATGGGAAGGGGATTGCATGGGGTAAAAGTAGACGTATGGGGAGTTGGTCATTTGGTTAAGAGCTGTGGGTTGGGTTCAAATGTTGTACCAAAAATGCTCAGAGAGCTGCAGAATAGGTGCTTAGACCAGAACCCAGAGCAGAGACCCACCGCCGCCGATTGCTACCACCATCTGTTGCAGGTTCAGTCTTCTCTTCAATCATCTTGCTCTGGAGGACCCTATTGA